The sequence CCAATATAGACATGAATACCTAGAGCTTGTAAACGTTCAGTTGTTTTTGACGCTTTAATATCTGACCCCGATACCTGATAGCCTTGATTTTTCAAAACTTCAGCGATACCACACATACCAGCACCACCAATTCCTACAAAATGAATTTGTTTAATACGACGCATTTCAGGAATTATAATTAATTTTTGGGTTTGTTTAAAATCCATCATCTTTACCTTTCACTTATTTATCATGATTCATTAATTGTTCAATAAGTTGTACCACTTGCTCAGTCGCTTGTGGTTGTGCGTATTGACGTGCTTTTACTGCCATTTCACTCAAAACTTTACGGTTCATTAATGGTGCTAATAATGAAGTTAAATACTCAACCGTCATATCTTTTTGTGGGCATAATTTCCCCGCACCATGTTTAACCAAATAGTTTGCATTTGCTGTTTGATGGTCATCAACCGCACTTGGTAATGGCACAAATATTGCTGCTACACCAGCCGTTGCAATCTCAGTTACAGTTAATGCCCCTGCACGACAAATTACTAAATCAGCTTCACTATACGCCTGTGCCATATCTGCAATAAATGGTTGTACTTCCACATCTAATTGATTTGTATCTGCATAGCGTTGTTGTGTTAATTCTAGTTGTTGTTGTCCACATTGATGAAATACTTTTAAAGGCATATTTAATTTTTTAAGTGCTTCAGGTACTGTTGCATTTAAAGCTTGAGCTCCTAAAGAACCACCAACCACTAAAATACGCAAAGGTTGCTCTGCTTTTTCACGTTCATCATAACGCCATTGTGGATTGAAAATATTGGCAATTTCGGCACGAATTGGATTTCCTGTTGTTATCGCTTGTACAGATGATGCAAATGTATGAGGAAATGCTTGACATACCACTCGTGCAATTTTAGAAAGTTGCATATTGGTAAAACCTGCAATGGCATTTTGCTCATGAATTAACACAGGAATACCTAAACTTTTGGCAGCCAAACCACCTGGTCCTGCAACATAACCACCAAAACCAGCCACCACATCTACTTGATGTTGTTGCATAAATTTTCGTGCTGAACGCATAGCACCTAAAATTTTAAACGGTGCCATGAGTTTACGCACAATACCATTACCACGTAAACCTTGAATATTAATTTGATGAATTTCAATATTTTCTTGTTGTAATAACCGATTTTCCATACCTGTCGGTGTAGCGAGCCATGATACACGATAACCTTGCTGTTGTAATTGTTTAGCAACGGCTAAGGCAGGAAATACATGACCGCCTGTACCAGCAGCCATCATCATGACATGTTTAGGTTGGGTTAAATTTGACACAAAAATAAAATCTCAAAATCTATTTAATATAAAATCAGACCTTATATTATAATTTTTTTTTAATTTCAAGCCTATAGATTTTTTGATATTTTTAACAAAATATCTGACTGATTTATGTTTTTTTGTAAATAAATTTATCTAATATTATCAAAATAACAACTATCATCAACACCCAAATACTTTATTTAAATTGTTTTTATAGTAAATTCAATTTAACATTGAACAGATTTGTAGGGGCAAATCACATTTGCCCTGTGCAAACCTTGTGTTTATTGGGCGAATATAATTCGCCCCTACGACACAATGGTGAATTTTGTACCAATTCTTAAGTTATTTCGCTGTATAATAACCCCCTACATTTGTTGTATTATTTATCAATCAACTATAAAAATGCCCAATCATTCGATTAGGCATTTTTCGGTTTTTTAAGAGAATAGTTTAAATCATCAACTAAGATTAGAACGTATAATTAAATCCTACACGGAAATCACGCCCTGCTGATGGTAAAGCATTATCCGTTGCACGTTGGCTATGTGATTTATAATATTTATCAGCAATATTATTAATCGCAAAGTTTACATTTAAACGGTCATCATTTAAAGGTTTCCAATTGGCATAAATATCATGCACATCGTAACCATCACGTTTAATTGTAGTACCACTACCATTAACATAAGAAGTATCTTGTACAATACGACCTTTATACCCCACTTCAATATTTGGCGTATCAAACTGATAACTTACACCTGTCGTCCATGTACGACCTATTGGCATAGCAACAGTTACATTATCAATACTTGCCCCATTTAAAGTTGGTTTATTATACGCTACGCCTGCACGTAATTTTAACGCATCCCATTGATAAGCCGTATTTAATTCATAGCCTGTATTTTTTAATCGACCATTATTGCTAATCGTATTTCGACCAATAATACTTGCTAAATTATCAGTATAAGTCCAAAAATAGCTACCATCAACACTTAAACCCGAATAATCAAAATTAAATCCGATTTCTGTATTACGTGTACGGTCAGCAACTGTATCTTGAGAAATAGTGATGTCATTTTGACCTGTTGTATTATTATTACCTGTTAATAATGTTTCAACAAAACGTGGACTGCGTGTTGCATAACTATGACTTGCATTGACACTTAATGCATTATTAATATCCCATACTACGCTTAAACTTGGGTTTAAATCATAATCTGAACGAGATGAACCATTAATCGTTTCAAAATCCCATGCATCATAGCGTAATCCACCCGTTATCGTAAAATTGCCTACTTTATTGACACTTTCAACATAAACACCAACGTCTGTTTTTTCTTGTACAATTTGACCACTTGATGGATAGCCTTCCTGTTTACGATAATTCACACCATATTTTAATAATGAACCCTTTGCAACTTCACTATCTAAATTAATATTAGCCGCCCAAGTATTTGTTCCTGTAGGTCGTGCAAGTGGTGTTCCTTGTGCACGTGTTTGTTCAGCATAAGAAACATCTGCATCTACTTGGCTAATAAAGCCTAAATTTTTACCTTGCCATTCTAAAGTTGTTTGATTAACTTCAATTTCACGATAAACAGGACTATTTCGAGTACCGCCTGTTTGTATAAAGTCAAACTCTTCTCGTAAATTACGCACACCTTTATTAAATTGATTACGATGACCTAATACAAAGCGGTGATTATCATTAGCATTAAAACCGATTTTTGCCAACCATGCACGATTATCTAAAGCACTGTTAGAAACTTCATAATTTGAACCATCTTTTTTACCTGCTTTATAATGGCTTTGGTCTTGGAAGTTTGTACCCACTAAGAAATCAAATTTTCCTGCTCGAGCAAACACACTTGCACCATAAGAATGCTCATCATTACTCGCATAACCACCATTAATTTTAAAACCAAAGTTTTGATTATCACGCAATAAATCTTGTGCATCAACCGTTTTAGCTATAATCGCACCATTATTAATACCAATACCTGAACTAGCAGAACCAGTACCTTTTTGTACTTTTACAATTTTAATTAATGATGGGTCTAAACCAAAACGTGATTCATGATGAAACATTTGAGCATCTGTTGATGAACCATCAACAACCATACTAATTTGGTCTTGCCCCATGCCACGAATTGTAATCCATTGTGAACGACCATTACCACCAGCAAAATCAATTGCAGGCTCATCACTTAATAAACCACGCAATGTGGTTTCAGTGCTTTTATTTTGCTTTTCAATTGTTACCACATTGGTTTTAGTTTTTGCACCCTCTTCAGCAGTAACTTCAATGGTTGGTAAAACTGGTGTTGTTTCTACCTTTTGCTGTGCTATTGCTAAAGAACATGACAAAATTGCACTGGTTAATAAACTCAGTTTAAACAAAAATTTCTTCATCATTTCGACCCTAAAATAATATTATCAATACATCTAATGATAATTTAATTGATAGTAATTATCAATAATAATGTATATAAATTGTGTTATATATATCACTTTTTGTAATATTATTTGATTATAAAATAATCAATATACGCTATCAAATACAATAATCAATCATCTCATCAAGAAAAATAATGCTAGAATTTAACTTTAATTTCCATTAAGATGTATTTTTTAATAAAGTATTGATGATAAATATGAACGAGTTAAAATTTAGCCATTTTTATTATACAGGGCGAGATGCTGAAAAGTTCTTACAAGGGCAACTCACAGTAAATGCTGGAAAGTTAGATGCTGAACATTATCAAGCCACCGCAATTTGCGATTTAAAAGGACGTGTACAATTTGGTTTATGGATTAAACGTCTTGATACAGAACAATTTTCTATTATTATTGCACAAGACTTAGCCGAAATGTTTCAACAACATATTAAAAAATTTGGAGCTTTTTCTAAGGCGGAATTAACGATTGCCTCTGATATTTATCCTAGTATTGAACATGGTTTAGCTAATTTTAGTACAGATATTGAACAAAAAGTTGCCGATGAATTATGGCAAAGTACCGCCATTCAACAAGGACAAGCATGGATCAATCACACAACAAGCCATTTATTTCAACCACAAGAATTACGTTTACATCAACGTGGTGGTGTAGATTATGATAAAGGCTGTTATTTAGGGCAGGAAATTGTCGCTCGTTTATGGTTTAGAGCTCAACCTAAACATTGGTTACATTTGATTGCAGGACACGGCGATTGCCCACAGCCTGCGGCACAATTAAATAAAGATGTACAAGTGGTCAATAGTGTAATTAATGCCGACAATCAATGGTTAGCATTAGTGGTGGCAAAACCTGAGGCATTAGCAACATTAGATGTTAAAATTTTAGATTTACCTGAAGCATTAAATGGCGAAATTGGACGACCAAAAT comes from Moraxella sp. ZY210820 and encodes:
- the murG gene encoding undecaprenyldiphospho-muramoylpentapeptide beta-N-acetylglucosaminyltransferase — protein: MFVSNLTQPKHVMMMAAGTGGHVFPALAVAKQLQQQGYRVSWLATPTGMENRLLQQENIEIHQINIQGLRGNGIVRKLMAPFKILGAMRSARKFMQQHQVDVVAGFGGYVAGPGGLAAKSLGIPVLIHEQNAIAGFTNMQLSKIARVVCQAFPHTFASSVQAITTGNPIRAEIANIFNPQWRYDEREKAEQPLRILVVGGSLGAQALNATVPEALKKLNMPLKVFHQCGQQQLELTQQRYADTNQLDVEVQPFIADMAQAYSEADLVICRAGALTVTEIATAGVAAIFVPLPSAVDDHQTANANYLVKHGAGKLCPQKDMTVEYLTSLLAPLMNRKVLSEMAVKARQYAQPQATEQVVQLIEQLMNHDK
- a CDS encoding TonB-dependent receptor domain-containing protein; amino-acid sequence: MMKKFLFKLSLLTSAILSCSLAIAQQKVETTPVLPTIEVTAEEGAKTKTNVVTIEKQNKSTETTLRGLLSDEPAIDFAGGNGRSQWITIRGMGQDQISMVVDGSSTDAQMFHHESRFGLDPSLIKIVKVQKGTGSASSGIGINNGAIIAKTVDAQDLLRDNQNFGFKINGGYASNDEHSYGASVFARAGKFDFLVGTNFQDQSHYKAGKKDGSNYEVSNSALDNRAWLAKIGFNANDNHRFVLGHRNQFNKGVRNLREEFDFIQTGGTRNSPVYREIEVNQTTLEWQGKNLGFISQVDADVSYAEQTRAQGTPLARPTGTNTWAANINLDSEVAKGSLLKYGVNYRKQEGYPSSGQIVQEKTDVGVYVESVNKVGNFTITGGLRYDAWDFETINGSSRSDYDLNPSLSVVWDINNALSVNASHSYATRSPRFVETLLTGNNNTTGQNDITISQDTVADRTRNTEIGFNFDYSGLSVDGSYFWTYTDNLASIIGRNTISNNGRLKNTGYELNTAYQWDALKLRAGVAYNKPTLNGASIDNVTVAMPIGRTWTTGVSYQFDTPNIEVGYKGRIVQDTSYVNGSGTTIKRDGYDVHDIYANWKPLNDDRLNVNFAINNIADKYYKSHSQRATDNALPSAGRDFRVGFNYTF
- a CDS encoding folate-binding protein YgfZ; the protein is MNELKFSHFYYTGRDAEKFLQGQLTVNAGKLDAEHYQATAICDLKGRVQFGLWIKRLDTEQFSIIIAQDLAEMFQQHIKKFGAFSKAELTIASDIYPSIEHGLANFSTDIEQKVADELWQSTAIQQGQAWINHTTSHLFQPQELRLHQRGGVDYDKGCYLGQEIVARLWFRAQPKHWLHLIAGHGDCPQPAAQLNKDVQVVNSVINADNQWLALVVAKPEALATLDVKILDLPEALNGEIGRPK